One genomic segment of Cellulophaga sp. HaHaR_3_176 includes these proteins:
- a CDS encoding VWA domain-containing protein has protein sequence MIQLEEKIYFYLLFIIPLLVMLFVLLQLWKRKAQKKFGDLVLLKRITPDKSIFKSTFKFVLFLLGLSLLIVGLVNPKIGTKLETVKREGVDIVFALDVSKSMLAEDIAPNRLEKGKRLISEIINQLGSDRIGIIAYAAQAYPQLPITTDYGAAKMFLQSMNTDMLSSQGTAINEAINLASTYFDDDQQTNRVLFIISDGEDHAEGTTESAIEKATDEGIVIYTIGVGKPKGAPIPLKRNGIVESLKKDMNGEVVITKLNETVLKDIADDGNGEYINGDNTDQAVDYIKEQLNQMDKKEFEAKQFAEYKDQYQWFVAAGLLLLFLDLFVLDRKTKWLRKLNLFNENKKK, from the coding sequence ATGATTCAATTAGAAGAAAAAATATATTTTTATTTGCTATTCATCATCCCTTTATTGGTGATGCTTTTTGTGCTATTGCAACTTTGGAAAAGAAAAGCTCAAAAGAAATTTGGAGATTTAGTGCTTCTTAAAAGAATCACACCAGATAAATCTATATTTAAATCTACTTTTAAATTCGTTTTATTTTTATTAGGGCTATCACTATTAATCGTTGGCCTTGTTAATCCTAAAATTGGCACAAAACTTGAAACTGTAAAAAGAGAAGGTGTTGATATTGTTTTCGCATTAGATGTATCTAAAAGTATGCTTGCTGAAGATATTGCTCCTAATAGGCTAGAAAAAGGAAAACGTTTAATTTCTGAAATTATAAACCAATTAGGAAGTGATCGTATTGGTATTATTGCTTATGCCGCTCAGGCATACCCACAGTTACCAATTACAACAGATTATGGTGCTGCCAAAATGTTTTTACAAAGCATGAATACAGATATGCTTTCATCACAAGGAACAGCTATTAACGAAGCTATAAATTTAGCCTCAACGTATTTTGATGATGATCAACAAACAAATAGAGTGCTATTTATAATATCTGATGGTGAAGACCACGCCGAAGGAACAACCGAAAGTGCTATCGAAAAAGCCACCGACGAAGGTATTGTAATTTATACTATCGGAGTTGGTAAACCAAAAGGAGCTCCAATTCCTTTAAAAAGAAATGGTATTGTAGAAAGTCTTAAAAAAGACATGAATGGTGAAGTTGTTATAACTAAACTTAACGAGACTGTTTTGAAAGATATTGCTGATGATGGAAATGGTGAGTATATAAACGGAGATAATACTGATCAAGCTGTTGATTACATAAAAGAACAGCTAAACCAAATGGATAAAAAAGAGTTTGAAGCAAAACAATTTGCAGAATATAAAGATCAATATCAATGGTTTGTTGCTGCAGGTTTACTACTCTTGTTCTTAGATTTATTTGTTTTAGATAGAAAAACAAAATGGCTTAGAAAGCTTAATTTGTTTAATGAAAATAAAAAAAAGTAA
- a CDS encoding VWA domain-containing protein, with translation MLENIEFANPQFFWLLLLLPLAVLWYIFKRKEETASLKISTIKGFSTDSLLPKLKPLLFVLRLLALAAIITALARPQTEDISTRTKTTKGIDIVMAIDVSSSMLARDLKPNRLSALKKVAADFIKERPNDRIGLVAYAGESYTKTPITSDKSIVLKSLQEITYGTLDDGTAIGMGLATSVNRLKESKALSKVIILLTDGVNNSGFIEPQTAAELAIEYGIKTYTIGLGTNGNALSPIQINSDGSFRYGMRPVELDEKLLEDIAKSTGGVYFRATNNESLEEIYDEINKLEKTEIEEFKYYKYEEKFRVWLFLAGFLLVLEWVLRNTIFRSFI, from the coding sequence ATGCTAGAAAATATAGAATTTGCTAATCCTCAGTTTTTTTGGTTGCTACTACTGCTTCCATTAGCTGTCCTTTGGTATATATTTAAGCGAAAAGAAGAGACGGCATCTTTGAAAATATCAACCATAAAAGGTTTTTCTACGGATAGTCTCTTACCAAAATTAAAGCCATTATTGTTTGTTTTACGTTTGTTGGCGTTGGCTGCAATAATTACAGCGTTAGCTAGGCCACAAACTGAAGATATATCAACAAGAACAAAAACCACAAAAGGTATTGATATTGTAATGGCTATCGATGTATCATCAAGTATGCTTGCTCGCGATTTAAAACCAAATAGGCTATCTGCGTTAAAAAAAGTAGCTGCTGATTTTATCAAAGAACGTCCTAATGATCGAATTGGTTTAGTTGCGTATGCTGGCGAAAGTTACACTAAAACGCCTATCACAAGCGACAAGTCTATCGTATTAAAATCGTTACAAGAAATTACCTACGGTACTTTAGATGATGGTACTGCAATAGGTATGGGCTTAGCTACATCTGTAAACCGATTAAAAGAAAGCAAGGCTTTAAGTAAGGTTATAATTTTACTTACGGATGGCGTAAACAATTCAGGATTTATTGAACCACAGACAGCTGCTGAATTAGCAATTGAATATGGCATTAAAACATATACAATAGGCTTAGGTACTAATGGAAATGCTTTATCTCCAATTCAAATTAACAGTGATGGATCATTTAGATACGGAATGAGGCCTGTTGAATTGGACGAAAAATTATTAGAAGATATCGCTAAATCTACAGGTGGAGTTTACTTCAGAGCTACAAACAACGAAAGTCTTGAAGAAATTTATGACGAAATAAACAAACTTGAAAAAACAGAAATTGAAGAATTTAAATACTACAAATACGAAGAAAAATTTCGTGTTTGGTTATTTCTAGCAGGATTTTTATTAGTACTAGAATGGGTTTTAAGAAATACAATTTTTAGAAGCTTTATCTAA
- a CDS encoding tetratricopeptide repeat protein produces the protein MNKVFYILLLVASFSYAQDDEEKEKIKRLQESNNFTWDGNKSLSEEDFVNAEAAYRKAIAKSTDNTTAPYNLGNAYYKNETYSEAFSRYKQAGEAATSKEEKHKAYHNMGNVFMKEKQYEKAVEAYKQALRSNPTDEETRYNLALAQEMLKKQQEEDKKNQDKDDQNKEDEKDKKDENEDKKEGDNKDENKGDQKDDQNKDKGDEGDKGEEKEEENKEGEGDKKEEEKKEPNKDKGDKPEDQKGQPQKRPSQLSPQQVQNLLDAMQNEEKKVQEKMDAKKVKGVKTRNEKDW, from the coding sequence ATGAATAAAGTTTTTTATATCCTACTTCTTGTTGCAAGTTTTTCATATGCTCAAGATGATGAAGAGAAAGAAAAAATAAAGAGATTACAAGAGTCTAATAATTTTACTTGGGACGGTAATAAATCTTTATCAGAAGAAGATTTTGTAAATGCTGAAGCTGCTTACCGAAAAGCAATAGCAAAAAGTACTGACAATACAACGGCACCCTATAATTTAGGAAACGCCTACTATAAAAATGAAACGTATAGTGAAGCTTTTTCTAGATACAAACAAGCAGGTGAAGCCGCCACAAGTAAAGAAGAAAAACATAAAGCGTACCACAACATGGGTAATGTTTTTATGAAAGAAAAGCAGTACGAAAAAGCAGTCGAAGCCTATAAGCAAGCACTTAGAAGCAACCCTACTGATGAAGAAACTCGTTACAACCTAGCCTTAGCTCAAGAAATGCTTAAAAAACAACAAGAAGAGGATAAAAAGAACCAAGATAAAGACGACCAAAACAAGGAAGACGAGAAAGATAAGAAAGACGAAAACGAGGATAAAAAAGAAGGAGATAATAAGGACGAGAATAAAGGAGATCAAAAAGACGATCAGAATAAAGATAAAGGAGACGAAGGAGATAAGGGAGAGGAAAAAGAAGAGGAAAATAAAGAAGGAGAAGGAGACAAGAAAGAAGAGGAGAAAAAAGAGCCTAATAAAGACAAAGGAGATAAACCTGAGGACCAAAAAGGGCAACCTCAAAAAAGACCTAGTCAGCTATCTCCTCAGCAAGTACAAAACCTCTTAGATGCAATGCAGAATGAAGAGAAAAAAGTACAAGAAAAAATGGATGCAAAAAAAGTGAAAGGCGTAAAAACTAGAAACGAAAAAGATTGGTAA
- a CDS encoding DUF58 domain-containing protein — protein MDTKELLKKVRKIEIKTRRLSDHIFGGEYHSTFKGRGMTFSEVRQYQFGDDVRAIDWNVTARYNEPYIKVFEEERELTMMLMVDISGSELFGSSNQFKNEIITEISATLAFSALQNNDKVGLILFSDQIELFIPPKKGKSHVLRIIRELIEFKPKSNKTDLAVALKYLTNVMKKKAIVFVLSDFITEDYLQTLRITGKKHDVTGIRIYDEREEAIPNIGMVQMEDAETGTLQLVNTQSKKVRNDYGKFYRERVDYFQSTFSKSGCGVLNCRVDESYVKKLLGYFKRRG, from the coding sequence ATGGATACTAAAGAGTTATTAAAAAAAGTTCGTAAAATCGAAATAAAGACGCGTCGTCTTTCCGATCATATTTTTGGTGGGGAATATCACTCTACTTTTAAAGGTAGAGGTATGACGTTTAGCGAAGTTCGCCAATATCAATTTGGTGACGACGTTCGTGCTATTGATTGGAATGTTACCGCGAGGTACAACGAACCTTATATTAAAGTTTTCGAAGAAGAAAGAGAACTTACCATGATGTTAATGGTAGATATAAGTGGCTCTGAATTGTTTGGATCTAGCAATCAATTTAAAAATGAAATTATTACCGAAATATCAGCAACACTTGCGTTTTCGGCACTACAAAATAATGATAAAGTAGGTCTTATTCTTTTCTCTGATCAAATAGAGCTTTTTATTCCTCCTAAAAAAGGAAAAAGTCATGTTTTAAGAATTATTAGAGAGCTGATAGAATTTAAACCTAAGAGTAACAAAACAGACTTAGCTGTGGCTTTAAAGTATTTAACTAACGTAATGAAGAAGAAAGCAATTGTTTTTGTTTTATCTGATTTTATTACCGAAGATTATTTACAAACATTAAGAATTACAGGTAAAAAACACGATGTAACTGGCATTCGTATTTATGATGAACGAGAAGAAGCCATCCCAAATATAGGAATGGTACAAATGGAAGATGCTGAAACAGGAACACTACAGTTAGTAAATACACAATCTAAAAAAGTACGTAACGATTATGGAAAATTCTATAGAGAGAGAGTTGACTATTTTCAAAGTACATTTTCAAAATCAGGTTGTGGCGTACTAAATTGTAGAGTAGATGAAAGCTATGTTAAAAAACTATTAGGCTATTTTAAGCGAAGAGGATAA
- a CDS encoding SPFH domain-containing protein, whose protein sequence is MGLFDEIKKKLSHEFIDIIEWLDATDDTIVHRFERYQNEIKNNAKLIVREGQIAVFINEGQLADVFKPGTYTLNTQNLPLLTTLKGWKYGFDSPFKAEVYFVNTTLFTDEKWGTKNAIILNDDRFGLTEIRAFGTYSFRIQDAGKFVVDVVGTDGNFTNYEVNEHLKSLIVTRFTDTVGEAKLPIELYAANTSELSETCQEVMQPEFGRIGILLERFYIENVSMPEELKKEIFEYSRLDKLDMNKLTQFKTAKAIEEAAKNEGGTAGAGMGMGMGFALAQQMGGMMNPQMGQNNTMNTQASMPPPMPAQVQYHYAVNGAQMGPIPIEKLKELFANRTINKDSLIWKQGMANWSALQEIEELKAFLGGNTPPPLPQ, encoded by the coding sequence ATGGGATTATTTGATGAGATTAAAAAAAAATTAAGCCACGAGTTTATAGATATTATAGAATGGCTTGATGCTACAGATGATACTATAGTGCATCGTTTTGAACGTTATCAAAACGAAATTAAAAATAATGCAAAGTTAATTGTAAGAGAGGGTCAAATAGCTGTCTTTATTAATGAGGGGCAACTTGCAGATGTTTTTAAGCCAGGGACATATACTTTAAATACACAGAATTTACCACTTTTAACAACCTTGAAGGGTTGGAAATATGGATTTGATAGTCCGTTTAAAGCTGAAGTATACTTTGTAAATACAACTTTGTTTACTGATGAAAAATGGGGAACTAAGAATGCAATTATTTTGAATGATGATCGCTTTGGTTTAACTGAAATTAGAGCTTTCGGGACATATAGTTTTAGAATACAAGATGCTGGTAAATTTGTTGTAGATGTAGTTGGCACCGATGGTAACTTTACTAATTATGAGGTAAACGAACATTTAAAAAGTTTAATTGTAACCCGTTTTACTGATACTGTTGGCGAGGCTAAATTGCCAATTGAACTATATGCAGCGAACACTTCTGAATTGTCTGAAACATGCCAAGAAGTAATGCAGCCAGAATTTGGTCGTATTGGTATCTTGTTAGAGAGGTTCTATATCGAAAATGTGTCGATGCCAGAAGAACTTAAAAAAGAAATTTTTGAGTATAGTAGGTTAGATAAATTAGATATGAATAAGCTTACGCAGTTTAAAACGGCAAAAGCAATTGAAGAAGCTGCAAAAAACGAAGGTGGAACAGCCGGTGCAGGTATGGGTATGGGTATGGGCTTTGCGTTAGCTCAGCAAATGGGAGGAATGATGAACCCGCAAATGGGACAAAATAATACTATGAACACTCAGGCATCAATGCCACCACCAATGCCTGCTCAAGTACAATATCATTATGCTGTAAATGGTGCTCAAATGGGGCCTATTCCAATCGAAAAATTGAAAGAATTATTTGCTAATAGAACAATTAATAAAGATTCTTTAATTTGGAAACAAGGAATGGCAAATTGGAGTGCGCTTCAAGAAATTGAAGAGTTAAAAGCATTTTTAGGTGGTAATACACCGCCACCATTGCCACAATAA
- a CDS encoding aldo/keto reductase family oxidoreductase — translation MGNIANYSKIIAGTMTWGSWGKQFSANEMAALINTCLEIGITTFDHADIYGDYTNETDFGQAFIDSKVDRSAVQIISKCGIQMLTGGKGNVVKHYQYDKDYIIKSAEDSLAKLKTDYLDLFLLHRPSPLMHPNEISEAVLHLKNSGKIKKFGVSNFTPSQIELLETEIHVSTNQVEFSLTKNDAMVNGTLDDCISHKRSAMAWSSLGTYFREENKKTKEIKKVLGELQEKYNANESQLLLAWILKHPANILPVVGTTSKKRLQESYDVLKINLELQDWFLLLEASKGHEVA, via the coding sequence ATGGGAAATATAGCAAATTATTCTAAAATTATAGCAGGAACCATGACTTGGGGAAGTTGGGGAAAACAATTTTCTGCGAACGAAATGGCTGCACTTATTAATACGTGTTTAGAAATAGGTATTACTACTTTTGATCATGCAGATATTTATGGAGATTACACCAATGAAACTGATTTTGGACAGGCTTTTATAGATAGTAAGGTAGATAGGTCTGCAGTACAAATTATAAGTAAATGTGGTATTCAAATGCTTACGGGTGGCAAAGGTAATGTTGTTAAGCATTATCAGTATGATAAAGATTATATTATAAAGTCTGCAGAAGATTCTTTAGCAAAATTGAAGACAGATTATTTAGACCTTTTTTTGTTACATAGGCCAAGTCCATTAATGCACCCAAATGAAATTTCGGAAGCTGTTCTACATCTTAAAAATTCTGGAAAAATTAAAAAGTTTGGAGTATCTAATTTTACACCATCGCAGATAGAACTTTTGGAAACAGAAATACATGTTTCTACAAATCAAGTTGAATTTTCTCTAACAAAAAATGATGCTATGGTTAATGGAACTTTAGACGATTGTATTTCTCATAAAAGATCAGCTATGGCTTGGAGCTCTTTGGGAACTTATTTTAGAGAAGAAAACAAGAAAACGAAAGAAATAAAGAAAGTGCTAGGTGAGCTTCAAGAAAAATACAATGCCAATGAAAGTCAATTGTTATTAGCTTGGATTTTAAAACACCCTGCTAATATTTTGCCAGTAGTGGGTACTACAAGCAAAAAAAGATTGCAAGAATCTTATGATGTTTTAAAAATAAATTTAGAATTACAAGATTGGTTTTTGCTTTTGGAAGCAAGTAAAGGCCATGAGGTTGCTTAA
- a CDS encoding MoxR family ATPase, with protein MEENTPIDISAINEKIAQESAFIDLLMLEMNKVIVGQKHMVERLLIGLLGQGHILLEGVPGLAKTLAINTLAKAVKGSFSRIQFTPDLLPADVVGTMIYNMKDNDFSIKKGPIFANFVLADEINRAPAKVQSALLEAMQEKQVTIGDQTFILDKPFLVMATQNPVEQEGTYPLPEAQVDRFMLKTVIDYPKMNEEQLIMRQNLTGSYEEVRPVVSVNQILSAQKAVREVYMDEKIEKYILDIVFATRYPEKYKLEDLKPLISFGASPRGSINLANAAKCYAFIKRRGYVVPEDVRAVVHDVLRHRIGITYEAEAENITSEEIINKIVNEIEVP; from the coding sequence ATGGAAGAAAATACTCCAATCGATATTAGTGCTATCAACGAGAAAATTGCTCAAGAAAGTGCTTTTATAGATTTATTAATGTTAGAGATGAACAAAGTAATTGTTGGTCAAAAACACATGGTAGAACGTTTACTAATCGGTTTACTAGGTCAAGGTCACATTTTATTAGAAGGTGTACCTGGTTTAGCAAAAACTTTAGCAATTAATACCTTAGCCAAAGCTGTTAAAGGTAGCTTTAGTAGAATTCAATTTACTCCAGATTTATTACCTGCAGATGTTGTTGGAACCATGATTTATAATATGAAAGACAATGATTTTTCAATTAAAAAAGGTCCAATTTTCGCAAATTTTGTTCTTGCAGATGAAATAAACCGTGCACCTGCAAAAGTGCAATCAGCGTTGTTAGAAGCCATGCAAGAGAAACAGGTTACTATTGGTGACCAGACTTTTATATTAGATAAGCCGTTTTTGGTTATGGCAACACAAAACCCGGTAGAGCAAGAAGGCACTTACCCATTACCTGAAGCACAAGTCGATCGTTTTATGTTAAAAACCGTAATTGATTATCCTAAAATGAATGAGGAACAATTAATTATGCGTCAAAACCTTACCGGAAGTTACGAAGAAGTTAGACCAGTGGTTAGTGTAAATCAAATTTTAAGTGCTCAAAAAGCAGTACGAGAAGTTTACATGGATGAGAAAATTGAAAAGTATATACTAGATATAGTTTTTGCAACTCGTTATCCTGAAAAATATAAATTAGAAGATCTAAAACCTTTAATCAGTTTTGGCGCATCTCCAAGAGGAAGTATCAATTTAGCAAATGCTGCTAAATGTTATGCTTTCATTAAAAGAAGAGGGTACGTTGTACCTGAAGATGTAAGAGCTGTGGTTCATGATGTTTTACGACACAGAATAGGAATTACTTACGAAGCTGAAGCTGAAAATATAACCTCAGAAGAAATCATCAATAAGATTGTAAACGAGATAGAAGTACCTTAA
- a CDS encoding SDR family NAD(P)-dependent oxidoreductase, with protein MKIKTPTALITGATSGIGKSTAILFAANGIQLILCGRRQERLDALQQELSKVTKVHTLNFDVREKEAVFTSIASLPAEFLNIDILINNAGNAHGLDTIDSGSVEDWDAMLDINVKGLLYVSKAIIPKMIERKSGHIINIGSTAGKEVYPKGNVYCGSKHAVDAITKGMLMDLNPHGIRVGGIHPGLVETEFSNVRFKGDDEKAENVYKGFNPLKPEDLADIIHFVVTRPYHVNISDLVVMPTAQASATIVNKNL; from the coding sequence ATGAAAATAAAAACCCCAACAGCTTTAATTACAGGAGCTACAAGTGGAATAGGAAAATCTACAGCAATATTATTTGCAGCAAATGGCATACAACTTATTTTATGCGGCAGAAGACAAGAAAGGCTTGATGCTTTACAGCAAGAGCTTAGTAAGGTGACTAAGGTGCATACACTTAATTTTGATGTTCGAGAAAAAGAAGCTGTTTTTACTTCAATAGCTTCTTTGCCAGCTGAATTTTTAAACATAGATATTTTAATAAATAATGCAGGTAATGCTCATGGCTTAGATACTATCGATAGTGGTAGTGTTGAAGATTGGGATGCAATGCTCGATATTAATGTTAAAGGCTTATTATATGTCTCAAAAGCTATTATACCTAAAATGATAGAAAGAAAATCAGGACATATAATTAATATTGGCTCTACGGCAGGTAAAGAAGTTTACCCTAAAGGAAATGTGTATTGCGGAAGTAAGCATGCTGTGGATGCAATCACAAAAGGTATGTTGATGGATCTAAACCCTCATGGAATTAGAGTTGGTGGCATTCACCCTGGTTTGGTAGAAACCGAGTTCAGTAATGTGCGTTTTAAGGGTGATGATGAAAAAGCGGAAAATGTTTATAAAGGTTTCAATCCATTAAAACCTGAAGACCTTGCTGATATTATACATTTCGTAGTTACTAGGCCATATCATGTTAATATATCAGACTTAGTAGTTATGCCAACAGCACAAGCATCAGCAACAATAGTAAATAAGAATTTATGA
- a CDS encoding ATP-binding protein, translating to MINKRLLVKNLLAHNDENSFYDKKRFIEIGEREGKAKFLKHVCALANSNPENNSFIVIGVEDEDNKIVGVDFFDDSKIQNLVNAYLDNPPLISYENIPFPHLPEGKVVGLVTIKSAKKICSLRKNIWKYYGGSVFFREGSISLPKAYGVSLVDINSEAVATIELHARNNIELTLDGVIDFINNRHRDLKSNYKVFKEQFVVCWAGHEKKVKKDTYYSRVDIELINEQVKLFYSALDEVSISFNEHAFTIVEYIQLGISKEQKYYPLERVVITFEDNGTYQIKSKLLFEAPQYDKKTLYHIFNANNALIEKLSKNPSLVLSESEDLEYLAATYLICYLNGFEEAKQQMEKARSILKKTNAKAYQSLKDSLRVLRKIKYS from the coding sequence ATGATTAATAAACGCTTGCTCGTAAAAAATCTTCTTGCACATAATGATGAGAATAGTTTTTATGATAAAAAGCGTTTTATTGAAATTGGAGAAAGAGAAGGTAAAGCTAAATTTCTAAAACACGTTTGTGCACTCGCTAATAGTAATCCAGAAAATAATTCTTTTATTGTTATAGGTGTAGAAGATGAAGACAACAAAATTGTTGGTGTAGATTTTTTTGATGATAGTAAGATTCAAAATCTAGTAAATGCTTATTTAGATAATCCACCATTAATCTCTTATGAGAACATTCCTTTTCCGCATTTGCCAGAAGGTAAAGTAGTTGGTTTGGTGACTATTAAATCCGCTAAAAAAATATGCTCTCTTCGAAAAAACATTTGGAAATATTATGGAGGTTCTGTTTTTTTTAGAGAAGGTAGTATTAGCTTGCCAAAAGCATATGGCGTTAGTTTGGTCGATATTAATTCTGAAGCAGTTGCGACTATAGAACTTCATGCACGTAATAACATCGAATTAACTTTAGATGGGGTTATCGATTTTATAAATAATCGGCATAGAGATTTAAAAAGTAATTATAAAGTATTTAAAGAGCAATTTGTTGTCTGTTGGGCGGGTCATGAAAAAAAAGTTAAAAAAGACACGTATTATTCGAGAGTAGATATTGAGTTAATAAACGAGCAAGTAAAATTATTTTACTCAGCATTAGACGAGGTATCTATTTCTTTTAATGAGCATGCTTTTACAATCGTAGAATATATACAATTGGGTATAAGTAAGGAGCAAAAATACTATCCATTAGAGCGTGTTGTAATTACTTTCGAAGATAATGGCACCTACCAAATAAAAAGTAAATTACTTTTTGAAGCACCGCAATATGATAAAAAAACCTTGTACCACATTTTTAATGCAAACAATGCATTAATCGAAAAACTAAGTAAAAACCCCAGTTTGGTCCTGTCTGAGTCGGAAGATTTAGAATATTTGGCGGCCACTTATTTAATCTGTTATTTAAATGGCTTTGAAGAAGCAAAACAACAGATGGAAAAAGCTAGGTCAATTTTAAAGAAAACAAATGCGAAGGCATATCAATCTTTAAAGGATTCATTACGCGTTTTACGAAAAATTAAATACAGCTAA
- a CDS encoding DNA helicase PriA gives MEETFSSEQKKGCANCGAELKFKPGSHQLKCEYCGYEEFIEQTKSSFEELELEHYLRVVGENAYTETIDLLHCKNCGANQHVEENYKSLGCVYCSEPLIREDIEKEGWILPGALVPFQIDSLKAKQIFKNWVGGLWFAPNKLKKAALDAEGLHGLYIPHWTFDANLYASYQGQRGDYYYENQTYRTKNGTQTRQVRKTRWSSASGSVSGFIDDILINASEKKRRDIPSKIANWNLNELVVFNSKYLSGFVTEKYTVSLKDGHHQSFQEAKNIAYNWIRQDIGGDTQRVDNANIKLADETFKHILVPVYISSYRYNAKDYHFYVNGQTGAISGVRPYSFWKIFFLVLFIVLIIVVITIFAK, from the coding sequence ATGGAAGAAACTTTTTCATCAGAACAAAAAAAAGGATGCGCTAATTGCGGCGCAGAATTAAAGTTTAAACCAGGTTCGCACCAATTAAAGTGTGAGTACTGCGGTTATGAAGAATTTATAGAGCAAACAAAAAGTAGCTTTGAAGAGTTAGAGCTTGAGCATTACTTGAGGGTCGTAGGTGAAAATGCTTATACAGAAACTATAGATTTATTACATTGCAAAAATTGTGGAGCAAACCAACATGTCGAAGAAAATTATAAATCTTTAGGTTGTGTTTATTGCAGCGAGCCTTTAATTCGAGAAGATATTGAGAAAGAAGGTTGGATATTACCAGGAGCGCTTGTCCCATTTCAAATAGATAGTTTAAAAGCCAAGCAGATTTTTAAAAACTGGGTAGGTGGTCTTTGGTTTGCGCCAAATAAATTAAAAAAGGCTGCTTTAGATGCAGAGGGTTTGCATGGTCTTTATATACCGCATTGGACTTTTGATGCTAATTTATATGCGTCATATCAAGGGCAAAGAGGTGATTATTATTATGAAAATCAGACTTATAGAACTAAGAATGGTACGCAAACTCGGCAAGTTCGAAAAACACGCTGGTCGAGTGCATCAGGTTCAGTTTCTGGTTTTATAGATGATATTTTGATAAATGCATCAGAAAAAAAAAGAAGAGATATACCAAGTAAAATTGCAAATTGGAACTTAAATGAATTAGTGGTTTTTAACTCTAAATACCTTTCAGGTTTTGTGACTGAAAAATATACAGTATCATTAAAAGATGGCCATCATCAATCTTTTCAAGAAGCAAAAAATATTGCTTACAATTGGATAAGGCAAGATATTGGAGGAGATACACAACGTGTAGATAATGCTAATATTAAATTGGCTGATGAAACTTTTAAGCATATTCTTGTTCCAGTTTATATAAGTAGCTATAGGTATAACGCTAAAGATTATCACTTTTATGTAAACGGTCAAACGGGTGCAATAAGTGGGGTTAGACCTTATTCTTTCTGGAAAATTTTCTTTTTAGTCTTATTTATAGTATTAATAATAGTAGTAATTACGATTTTTGCAAAATGA